Sequence from the Candidatus Palauibacter scopulicola genome:
ACGACGCGCACGGACGAGAGCCGGCTTTGGGCTTCGCACAGCTTCGTGAGCGGGTTCGTGTAGTTGACGAGCCACGCCTCGGGGCAGTGGACCTCCATCGCCCGCGCCAGGTCGACGGCCGGACCCATGTTTCGCAGGGCGTGGAAGAGGCCGCCCGGCCCGCCGTTCTCTCCGTAGATCTGGGAGGAGCCGAACGCGCGCGGGACGTGGAAGTCCTGCGCCCAGTAGAAGTAGCGGTTGATTTCAATGGCGAGGACCACCGCGCTGGCGCCGGGGAGGGCGGCTTCGAGATCGGTCGTCGCGGACACGGCGACGCGCCGGCCCAGCCGCTCCGCCACGGCCTCCGCGTACGCGCGCGTGCGGGGCAGTTCCGATGGGTCGATGTCGACGAGCACCAGGCTCAATTCCCGGTCGCACAGGGGATCGCTGAGGAGGACGTCACGGATCGAGGCCGGGCCGAACTCGCGGCTGCCGGCCCCAACGAGGACGATCCTGAGCGGGTCGTTCATGGCGAGGTGCGCGACGGCGGGCCGGGGGAGGTGTCCGCGTGCGCGATGCGCACCGTGACGGCCCCCGCCGCGAGCGACACGACGATCAGCAGCGCGCCCACGCCGGCCCGGCCCGTGAGCACGTATCCGATGCCGAGCAGGCTCGCGTAGACGAACAGCGCGCCGAGGAGAAAGCCCGGCCACATGCGGCTCGCGGGCGGGTCGGACGAGCGGACGCCGGTGCGTTCCGCCACGCGGCGCCACCAGCCGCCGGGGTGTACCCGCCGGTAGAAGCGGTCCAGCACTTCGTCCGGCTCGGGCCGCGTGACGAGCACGACGGCGAGCCAGAGCGCGGTGCAGGCGACGAGGATGACGACCGCCCGGATGAGGTCCATCTCCGGCGCGTAGAAGCCGTCCGCGGCCCGGACCGCCGCGGCGGGCAGCACGGGTTCGAGCGCGCCCACCAGTACGCGCCCGTTGGCGAGGAGCACCGAGCCGGCCATGGCCGCGATCTCAGCCCACGCATTCACCCGCCACCAGTACCAGCGCAGGAGCCAGACGAGCGCGACCCCTGCCGTGAGTTCGATGATGTAGATCCACCCCCGCTGGATCGAATCCATCTGCCAGGCCACGCCCGCGGCGACCACCGCGAGCAGCACGACCATGATCCGCGACGCCGCGACGTAGTGCCGCTCGGAGCGATCCTTCCTCAGAAATCGGCGATAGACGTCGTTCACCATGTACGACGCCCCCCAGCACAGGTGCGTGTCCATCGTGCTCATGAACGCGGCCAGGAAGGTGGCGACCATCAGCCCCCTGAGCCCGGCCGGCATGAGTTCCCGGATCATCATCGGATAGGCGAGTTCGGGGTCGGCGGCGAGCGCCGGGTCCATGGCCGCCGGCGGGAAGACGAGGAGCGAC
This genomic interval carries:
- a CDS encoding sodium:solute symporter family protein, yielding MALTTLDWVVVCVYGAIVLAIGFGFARRAGGSVEDYFIAGRSLPWWLAGTSIAATWFATDAPLATAALVRRQGVYGNWLWWYEAAGILMLTFFYARLWRRAGVLTDAEVIEIRYGGAPARALRGFSAVYQGLLKNAVVMGWVMLAMVKFSRVLLGWDPAVTLTVCVGLALGYTVASGLWGVVVTDLLQFVAGMLGAITLAGIVLTRFGGPAAMADAVRAVPEAPPGALDLVPSAGTASSLEIVSFLCLIGILWLRSGQGDGYVAQRLFATRDERQAVKASLWFAFAGTVLLTWPWIVVGLGSLLVFPPAAMDPALAADPELAYPMMIRELMPAGLRGLMVATFLAAFMSTMDTHLCWGASYMVNDVYRRFLRKDRSERHYVAASRIMVVLLAVVAAGVAWQMDSIQRGWIYIIELTAGVALVWLLRWYWWRVNAWAEIAAMAGSVLLANGRVLVGALEPVLPAAAVRAADGFYAPEMDLIRAVVILVACTALWLAVVLVTRPEPDEVLDRFYRRVHPGGWWRRVAERTGVRSSDPPASRMWPGFLLGALFVYASLLGIGYVLTGRAGVGALLIVVSLAAGAVTVRIAHADTSPGPPSRTSP